In Actinomadura luteofluorescens, the sequence GGCGGCGGGCTGCGGCTGGTGGGGTTCGGGGGCCTGCTCAACGGCAGCGTCCGGTCCGAGGAGGCGCACCGCACGGCGCTGCGGCGGATGCACAAGCGCGGCTACCTCGACGAGCCGGTCGAGCCGCCGAAGAAGTCGTCCAGGAAGAGCAAGTCAGCACGCTCCGGAAAGAAGGGCTGAGCCGCCATGGCCACGATGAGCCGTCAGCAGTACGCGTCCATGTACGGCCCGACGGTGGGCGACCGGGTGCGCCTCGGGGACACCAACCTCGTCGTCGAGGTGGAGAAGGACCACACCGAGGGGCACTACGGGGACGAGGCCCAGTACGGCGGCGGCAAGACCGCCCGCGACGGCATGTCGGCCGACCCGGCCTCGGGACGGTCGGTCGCCCTGGACGTCGTCATCACCAACGCGCTGATCCTCGACCCGGTGCTCGGCGTCGTCAAGGGCGACATCGGCATCAAGGACGGGCGGATCGCCGGGATCGGCAAGTCGGGCAACCCGCACACCCAGAACGGCGTCGACCGGCGCCTCATCATCAGCGCGACGACCGAGGTGGTCTCCGGCGAGAACTTCATCGCCACGCCCGGCGCGATCGACACCCACGTCCACTTCATCGCCCCCCAGCAGGCCCAGAACGCGCTGAGCAACGGGATCACCACCCTGGTCGGCGGCGGCACCGGCCCGGCGGACGGCAGCCGCGGCTGCACCACCACCCCCGGGCCGTGGAACATCTCCCGCATCCTCCAGGCCTACGAGGACATCCCGATCAACATCGCCGTCTACGGCAAGGGCAACAGCAGCCTGCCGGGCCCGCTGGAGGAGCAGATCGCCGCCGGCGCCGCCGGGCTGAAGGTGCACGAGGACTGGGGCTCCACCCCGGCCGTCATCGACTGCGCGCTGTCGGTCGCCGACGAGATGGACATCCAGATCAACATCCACACCGACACCCTGAACGAGGCCGGCTTCGTCGAGGACACCATCAACGCGATCAACGGCCGCGCGATCCACACCTACCACTCCGAGGGCGCGGGCGGCGGGCACGCCCCCGACATCCTGCGGGTGACCGGCGAGCCCAACGTGCTCCCGGCCTCCACGAACCCGACGCTGCCCTACACCGCCAACTCGGTGGACGAGCTGCTGGACATGACGATGGTCTGCCACCACCTCAGCTACGACGTCCCCGAGGACGTGGCGTTCGCCGACAGCCGGGTCCGCGCCGAGACCATCTCGGCCGAGACGGTGCTGCACGACCTCGGCGTCATCAGCATCATCGGCTCGGACTCGCAGGCGATGGGCCGGGTGGGGGAGTCGTTCACCCGCGCCTTCCAGGTGGCCCACCACAACAAGGACAAGAGGGGCGCGCTGCCCGAGGACTCGTCCCGCAACGACAACTTCCGGGTGCTGCGCTATCTGGCCAAGCTGACCATCAACCCGGCCCGCGTCTCCGGGATGGCGGACACGATCGGGTCGCTGGAGGACGGCAAGCTCGCCGACATCGTGCTGTGGCCGGTCCACTCCTTCGGCGCCAAGCCCTACATGGTGATCAAGGGCGGCATGGTGAGCTGGGTGCAGATGGGCGACCCGAACGCCTCGCTGCCGACACCGCAGCCGGTCTACTACCGGCCCACCTACGGGGCCTTCGGCCGGGCGCTGTCGAGCACCTGCGCGACCTTCATGTCCGGCGCCGCGATCGAGGCGGGCGTGCCCGAGCGGCTCGGGCTGGAGCGGCTGATCCGCCCGGTGCGCCAGTGCCGGACCGTCGACAAGCGCCACATGCTGCGCAACTCGACGCTCGCCGAGATCAAGGTCGATCCGGAGACCTACCGGGTGACCGTGGACGGGGAGCCCGCGCACATCGAACCGGCCACGAAGCTGCCGCTGAACCGGCTGTTCTTCCTGGCATGAGCGCACGTCCGGGCACCGCGGACCTGGACCCGCTGCTGGCCCA encodes:
- the ureC gene encoding urease subunit alpha → MATMSRQQYASMYGPTVGDRVRLGDTNLVVEVEKDHTEGHYGDEAQYGGGKTARDGMSADPASGRSVALDVVITNALILDPVLGVVKGDIGIKDGRIAGIGKSGNPHTQNGVDRRLIISATTEVVSGENFIATPGAIDTHVHFIAPQQAQNALSNGITTLVGGGTGPADGSRGCTTTPGPWNISRILQAYEDIPINIAVYGKGNSSLPGPLEEQIAAGAAGLKVHEDWGSTPAVIDCALSVADEMDIQINIHTDTLNEAGFVEDTINAINGRAIHTYHSEGAGGGHAPDILRVTGEPNVLPASTNPTLPYTANSVDELLDMTMVCHHLSYDVPEDVAFADSRVRAETISAETVLHDLGVISIIGSDSQAMGRVGESFTRAFQVAHHNKDKRGALPEDSSRNDNFRVLRYLAKLTINPARVSGMADTIGSLEDGKLADIVLWPVHSFGAKPYMVIKGGMVSWVQMGDPNASLPTPQPVYYRPTYGAFGRALSSTCATFMSGAAIEAGVPERLGLERLIRPVRQCRTVDKRHMLRNSTLAEIKVDPETYRVTVDGEPAHIEPATKLPLNRLFFLA